The Streptomyces sp. NBC_00224 genome has a window encoding:
- a CDS encoding polymorphic toxin-type HINT domain-containing protein encodes MKDSTWKAPRAIHALCLSLLCTILLSGLLGSDPARAAEPVAAESDSGSITPTARGQVLELWKTGGTGMKAAAEAALLGSESDVKYFLEQVKDKEEFADNRVATGQLINVGGRGVQDAALKALGGTPEELKSFLKDGWKAPLEQDQRVRVAQVISAGGRGVQEAGRKALSGTAEDVNTFLEQGQYTQRDQDDRIELAQILSTGGSNVVAAGRIALNGTPDDIREFLQVGQYVARSRDQEHATVAQLAIQAREAGRQAAAETEAAKDASARAVTASKQAKKDAEKAAAETALAKNDADTAAAKAKEAATAANQAATAAQQAIDAARAANNSARIAANAASQAAAAAAGAAQAASRAQSAAAAAASDKTKASTARQAAEGARTAAKGAHLAADAANQASVAASAAGDAALAALSAGGNANDAATAAEEASSYVDQADSRSAEAREAAAAARRHAREANRAALAAEALARKAATAAGQSRDAANSAAGHAEKAAEAADNAATHAGEADTAATQSEARAKAATEAADAASSAAAKAQSTHDLARQVEAEALTTRTNESIARAQDLKAKDELDQRNKTKAAQQRKDLQVEAERLATEASQPGPDPASAEAKGRRLALLTLKTGPPWSQAAAESALAGTSQAVAGYVRSGRLEAAQQDDRDRVEELASESPLSSVRTAAEAALRGDAAQITAFLAHGQYEVSAPDLRVHIAQIIDKGSRGVAEAGRAALNSASIDKYREFISVTQYTARTEDERVRAAQLFDSGGPQIKAEARIALEGPARQLHAFIEVGQYKAQQQDLLAATHVSQVRQLIAEAAKVAATAQQNAAEARYAAFWARNASNEAQQAAKEAEAKKREAQDHAARADQSAREAEASAAQAAASARTARLAANDAQQAAAEAAGSADQAQISAASAHLSASSAWAAADDARASATAAGKDAGTAAKAAKDAFNAAVTKIRAEEEARRKAAAQDLGAQAREQYRCGFVNCQEARDNPGRWCQHNEVACEILARAPAFEAAMNKLYGYANHAIHMGSLVSCADYDLWACGDLAQQLAFKNKLMLVAKILSRIDDTEHQPGKNTNPYPDCTRCFLAGTKVLMADRSTKNIEGIREGDEVLATDPLAGKTAPRRVTRLIITESDKHLNELTLATASGPQKLTATYEHPFWNPSGHRWLKAGELAPGKSLLSSDQSIVRVQANRAYSTHARTYNLTVEDLHTYYVLAGDTPVLVHNSGPCPEGWHEGTFENPGASFQYHWEKHGEPLNVTREKYLKDSIDWAKRLAEPGGKKGYNAKRMPFDDGKWGVKYSDPNGGMGGIVGPDGRVVSFWYDETH; translated from the coding sequence TTGAAGGACTCCACTTGGAAGGCACCTCGCGCGATACACGCGCTGTGCTTGAGTCTGTTGTGCACAATCCTCCTGTCCGGCCTCTTGGGGTCAGATCCGGCCAGAGCCGCAGAACCAGTCGCCGCCGAATCAGACTCCGGATCCATCACTCCCACGGCTCGCGGACAGGTCCTGGAGCTGTGGAAGACCGGCGGAACCGGAATGAAGGCCGCAGCGGAAGCTGCCCTGCTCGGCAGCGAATCAGACGTCAAGTACTTCCTTGAACAGGTCAAAGACAAGGAAGAGTTCGCGGACAACCGAGTCGCAACCGGCCAGCTCATCAATGTGGGCGGTCGCGGAGTTCAAGACGCAGCTCTCAAGGCCCTCGGAGGCACCCCCGAGGAGCTCAAGTCCTTTCTGAAAGATGGCTGGAAAGCCCCTCTCGAACAGGACCAGCGGGTCCGGGTGGCCCAGGTCATCAGCGCGGGTGGGCGAGGAGTCCAAGAGGCCGGTCGCAAAGCCCTCAGCGGTACCGCCGAGGACGTCAACACGTTCCTGGAACAGGGTCAGTACACCCAGCGCGATCAGGACGATCGCATCGAGCTGGCGCAGATTCTGAGCACCGGCGGATCCAATGTGGTGGCCGCAGGCCGAATCGCGCTGAACGGAACGCCGGACGACATCCGGGAGTTCCTCCAAGTCGGCCAATACGTGGCACGGTCACGTGACCAGGAACACGCCACAGTCGCCCAACTCGCCATCCAGGCCCGGGAGGCAGGCCGACAGGCCGCAGCGGAGACGGAGGCCGCCAAGGATGCGTCGGCACGTGCTGTCACCGCATCGAAGCAGGCAAAGAAGGACGCCGAAAAGGCCGCCGCCGAGACCGCGCTCGCCAAGAACGACGCCGACACAGCGGCCGCGAAGGCAAAGGAAGCGGCCACGGCGGCCAACCAGGCTGCGACCGCTGCCCAGCAGGCGATCGACGCGGCCCGCGCCGCCAACAACTCCGCCCGAATCGCGGCCAATGCGGCTTCGCAGGCCGCAGCTGCCGCCGCCGGTGCTGCCCAGGCAGCGTCCAGAGCCCAGAGTGCAGCCGCCGCGGCCGCCTCGGACAAGACCAAGGCTTCGACGGCGCGTCAGGCGGCTGAGGGGGCGCGGACCGCCGCCAAGGGTGCTCATCTGGCCGCCGACGCCGCCAACCAAGCTAGTGTCGCGGCGTCCGCCGCAGGGGATGCCGCGCTCGCTGCCCTGAGCGCCGGTGGCAACGCCAACGATGCCGCCACGGCCGCCGAGGAGGCCAGCAGCTACGTCGACCAGGCGGACAGCCGCTCCGCCGAGGCTCGCGAGGCCGCAGCCGCAGCTCGCAGGCACGCCAGGGAAGCGAACCGCGCGGCCCTCGCGGCCGAAGCCCTGGCACGGAAGGCGGCGACCGCCGCGGGCCAATCCCGGGATGCGGCCAATTCCGCCGCCGGACACGCGGAGAAGGCAGCCGAGGCCGCCGACAACGCAGCCACCCATGCGGGTGAGGCCGATACTGCCGCGACCCAGTCCGAAGCCCGCGCCAAAGCCGCCACCGAAGCGGCAGACGCGGCGAGCAGCGCTGCCGCCAAGGCCCAGTCCACCCATGACCTGGCTCGCCAGGTCGAAGCAGAAGCCCTCACCACTCGTACGAACGAGAGCATCGCGCGCGCCCAGGACCTGAAAGCCAAGGACGAGCTCGACCAGAGGAACAAGACCAAGGCAGCCCAGCAGCGCAAGGACCTCCAAGTCGAGGCCGAACGCCTGGCCACCGAGGCGTCCCAGCCCGGCCCGGACCCTGCCTCCGCTGAAGCCAAGGGCCGCAGGCTCGCCCTGCTGACTCTGAAGACAGGCCCCCCGTGGAGCCAGGCCGCCGCTGAGTCGGCGCTCGCCGGCACGAGCCAAGCAGTCGCTGGCTACGTGCGCAGCGGCCGGTTGGAAGCTGCACAGCAAGACGACCGCGACCGTGTCGAAGAACTGGCCTCGGAAAGCCCTCTGAGCTCGGTACGCACTGCCGCGGAGGCAGCCCTCAGGGGGGACGCCGCACAGATCACCGCGTTCCTGGCCCACGGCCAGTACGAGGTGTCGGCTCCGGACCTGCGTGTCCACATCGCCCAGATCATCGACAAGGGCAGCCGCGGAGTGGCGGAGGCAGGTCGGGCCGCACTCAATTCGGCGAGTATCGACAAGTACCGAGAATTTATCAGCGTCACTCAATACACGGCCCGAACCGAGGACGAACGTGTCCGCGCCGCTCAGCTGTTCGACAGCGGAGGCCCCCAGATCAAGGCGGAGGCCCGGATCGCTCTGGAAGGTCCGGCCCGACAACTGCACGCATTCATCGAAGTCGGTCAGTACAAGGCACAGCAACAAGATCTCCTCGCCGCGACGCATGTCTCGCAGGTCCGGCAGCTGATCGCCGAAGCCGCCAAGGTGGCTGCCACCGCGCAGCAGAACGCCGCCGAAGCGCGCTATGCCGCCTTCTGGGCACGCAACGCATCCAACGAGGCCCAGCAAGCAGCCAAGGAAGCCGAGGCAAAGAAACGCGAAGCCCAAGACCACGCCGCCCGAGCCGACCAATCCGCCCGGGAAGCCGAGGCTTCCGCGGCCCAGGCCGCAGCCTCTGCACGAACCGCCCGCCTAGCCGCCAACGACGCCCAGCAGGCAGCCGCCGAAGCGGCTGGCTCTGCTGACCAAGCACAGATATCAGCAGCATCGGCGCATCTGTCCGCCTCTTCGGCCTGGGCCGCCGCCGACGATGCCCGTGCCTCCGCGACCGCCGCTGGCAAGGATGCTGGCACTGCCGCCAAGGCAGCCAAGGACGCCTTCAACGCGGCCGTAACCAAGATTAGAGCCGAAGAGGAAGCTCGGAGGAAGGCCGCGGCGCAGGACCTTGGGGCCCAAGCCCGGGAGCAATACCGGTGCGGATTCGTCAACTGCCAGGAAGCGCGCGACAATCCCGGCCGCTGGTGCCAGCACAACGAAGTAGCCTGCGAGATCCTTGCCAGGGCACCCGCCTTCGAGGCTGCCATGAACAAGCTGTACGGGTACGCGAACCACGCCATTCACATGGGCTCGCTGGTGAGCTGCGCAGACTACGACCTGTGGGCCTGCGGCGACCTGGCGCAGCAACTCGCCTTCAAAAACAAGCTAATGCTCGTCGCTAAAATTCTGAGCCGCATTGACGATACCGAGCACCAGCCAGGAAAAAATACCAATCCATACCCGGACTGCACCAGGTGCTTCCTAGCCGGCACCAAGGTGCTGATGGCAGACCGTTCGACCAAGAACATCGAGGGAATCCGCGAAGGGGACGAAGTCCTCGCAACCGATCCCCTCGCAGGCAAGACCGCCCCACGCAGAGTTACTCGCTTGATCATCACCGAAAGCGACAAGCACCTCAACGAACTCACCCTCGCAACCGCCAGCGGGCCCCAGAAGCTCACTGCCACATACGAGCATCCGTTCTGGAACCCGTCAGGGCACCGCTGGCTCAAGGCAGGCGAACTCGCACCGGGCAAGAGCCTCCTCAGCAGCGACCAGAGCATCGTCCGCGTCCAGGCCAACCGTGCCTACAGCACACACGCGCGCACCTACAACCTCACCGTCGAAGACCTTCACACGTACTATGTGCTGGCGGGTGACACGCCGGTATTGGTGCACAATTCAGGGCCATGCCCTGAGGGCTGGCACGAGGGAACCTTCGAAAATCCTGGGGCCAGCTTCCAATACCACTGGGAAAAGCACGGTGAACCATTGAACGTCACGCGTGAGAAGTACTTGAAGGATTCGATTGACTGGGCAAAGCGGTTGGCCGAGCCGGGAGGCAAGAAGGGGTACAACGCGAAGAGGATGCCATTCGACGACGGCAAGTGGGGTGTGAAGTATTCGGATCCCAACGGGGGCATGGGCGGGATCGTCGGCCCGGACGGACGAGTCGTTTCCTTCTGGTACGACGAGACTCACTAG
- a CDS encoding FG-GAP-like repeat-containing protein, with the protein MVGAAVSDGAYSFAVKIHIGEGQRTCSGALVDPQWVLTAASCFADNPQQGFDIPAGAPKLQARVTQSGGSLDKLALLRSREITELVPAKGRDLVMAKVKTGFALPPGRIPTGFEPAFPEAVPIQVAVPGPAAGEELRVVGFGRTRDEWVPDRPHSGSFVVGAVGDASFGIDKKAESDASLCKGDAGAPVFREKGNKVELVGINSRSWQGGCFGESETRTAAFETRLDDVNSWIQKTRLPAKPPVLSPLTTTADFNGDGRTDVAAVLGDGSLSVFYANSNANLEYGRLLRAYDPNWGAMKRIVGGDFNGDGRADVAAVAEDGTLRLYAGKPDGGLADGKQMWSDQTWKSALQLARYKADGSGRDGLLAVRGDGVLASYSASADGVLSLQKNGMWRDNSWQTMKQVTTGDFNGDGRDDIAAIASDGELRGYNGNAKGLFDDGIVMWRDKSWAGANAVLGGDVNGDGKFDLVGLWTGSQALRLYKGNGKSAFADAVAMWPQAS; encoded by the coding sequence GTGGTTGGCGCTGCGGTTAGCGACGGCGCGTACTCGTTCGCAGTCAAGATCCATATCGGCGAAGGCCAGCGGACCTGCTCTGGCGCGCTCGTGGACCCCCAGTGGGTACTGACTGCCGCGAGCTGCTTTGCCGACAACCCTCAGCAAGGGTTCGACATTCCTGCTGGGGCACCCAAGTTGCAGGCTCGGGTCACCCAGTCGGGTGGCAGTCTGGACAAGCTCGCCCTGCTTCGAAGCAGGGAGATCACCGAGCTGGTTCCTGCCAAGGGCCGCGACTTGGTCATGGCCAAAGTGAAGACGGGCTTCGCTCTGCCGCCGGGCCGCATACCGACTGGTTTCGAGCCTGCTTTCCCAGAAGCTGTCCCGATCCAGGTCGCTGTTCCGGGCCCGGCTGCAGGTGAGGAATTGCGCGTCGTCGGGTTCGGACGAACGAGGGACGAGTGGGTCCCGGACAGGCCCCACAGCGGATCGTTCGTTGTCGGGGCAGTTGGAGACGCCAGCTTTGGTATCGACAAGAAGGCCGAGTCGGATGCAAGCCTGTGTAAGGGCGACGCGGGTGCTCCCGTCTTCCGGGAGAAGGGCAATAAGGTCGAGCTGGTCGGAATCAACAGCCGTTCCTGGCAGGGGGGGTGCTTCGGGGAGTCCGAGACCCGCACTGCCGCGTTCGAAACCCGCCTTGACGACGTCAACAGCTGGATCCAGAAGACCCGGCTGCCGGCGAAGCCCCCGGTGCTCAGCCCTCTGACCACAACTGCGGACTTCAACGGTGATGGCCGGACGGACGTCGCTGCCGTCCTTGGAGACGGTTCGCTGAGTGTCTTCTATGCCAATAGCAATGCGAACCTCGAGTACGGGCGCTTGCTGAGGGCGTATGACCCCAACTGGGGCGCGATGAAGAGGATCGTGGGCGGCGACTTCAACGGTGACGGTCGGGCCGACGTCGCTGCCGTGGCTGAAGACGGCACGCTGAGGCTGTACGCGGGCAAGCCGGACGGCGGCCTTGCTGATGGCAAGCAGATGTGGTCGGACCAGACGTGGAAGTCCGCGCTGCAACTCGCCCGCTACAAGGCCGACGGCTCGGGCCGGGATGGCCTCCTGGCTGTTAGGGGTGATGGCGTGCTTGCGTCATATTCGGCGAGTGCGGACGGAGTGCTCAGCCTTCAGAAGAATGGCATGTGGCGGGACAACAGCTGGCAGACCATGAAGCAGGTGACCACCGGCGACTTCAACGGGGATGGTCGCGACGACATCGCAGCCATTGCGAGTGACGGTGAACTGCGTGGCTATAACGGAAACGCCAAGGGCTTGTTCGACGATGGCATTGTCATGTGGCGGGACAAGTCGTGGGCGGGCGCCAACGCCGTTCTCGGCGGAGACGTCAACGGCGATGGCAAGTTCGACCTAGTGGGACTGTGGACCGGTTCACAGGCGCTGAGGCTCTACAAGGGCAATGGCAAGTCTGCCTTCGCGGACGCCGTGGCCATGTGGCCGCAGGCTTCCTGA
- a CDS encoding FG-GAP repeat domain-containing protein — protein sequence MAKTSGRTRGRIASRLAAAAITAALVATGASAVAAENPAKSAKDGAAKAHAPAGLRSSAVADTTRNALYGFASNGYLYSYAPDGKGGLSDRVKSGENWSNEKDLTQVDHNGDGHSDGVWYRSADGYLRYFMWDIGEFTVGGGWNTYNHIWSVGNLGGAGAGDLLARDGSGNLYIYLGYGDGKLTSRYKVGGGWGQYNQIAGNGDLTGDGKADIVARDGSGNLWLYKGTGNYKAPFEGRTKIGGGWDTYNTLISTGDVDYDGKTDLIARGNDGSLWRYSGTGNASSPYKSRVKIGNGGWNTYRLLF from the coding sequence GTGGCCAAGACTTCTGGCCGTACGCGCGGACGCATAGCCTCGCGCCTCGCCGCCGCGGCGATCACCGCCGCGCTCGTCGCGACGGGCGCTTCCGCCGTTGCCGCCGAGAACCCCGCCAAGTCCGCCAAGGACGGGGCCGCCAAGGCGCACGCGCCGGCCGGCCTGCGCTCGTCCGCGGTCGCGGACACGACTCGGAACGCGCTGTACGGCTTCGCCAGCAACGGCTACCTGTACAGCTACGCGCCCGACGGCAAGGGTGGTCTCAGCGACCGCGTGAAGTCCGGTGAGAACTGGAGCAACGAGAAGGACCTCACCCAGGTCGACCACAACGGCGACGGCCACTCGGACGGCGTCTGGTACCGCAGCGCCGACGGCTACCTCCGCTACTTCATGTGGGACATCGGCGAGTTCACCGTCGGCGGCGGCTGGAACACCTACAACCACATCTGGTCCGTGGGCAACCTCGGCGGCGCCGGAGCGGGCGACCTGCTCGCCCGGGACGGCAGCGGCAACCTGTACATCTACCTCGGCTACGGCGACGGCAAGCTGACCTCGCGCTACAAGGTCGGCGGCGGCTGGGGCCAGTACAACCAGATCGCGGGTAACGGCGACCTGACCGGCGACGGCAAGGCCGACATCGTCGCTCGCGACGGCTCGGGCAACCTGTGGCTCTACAAGGGAACGGGCAACTACAAGGCCCCGTTCGAGGGCCGCACCAAGATCGGTGGAGGGTGGGACACGTACAACACCCTCATCTCCACCGGCGACGTCGACTACGACGGCAAGACGGACCTGATCGCCCGCGGCAACGACGGCTCCCTGTGGCGCTACTCGGGCACGGGCAACGCGTCCTCCCCGTACAAGTCCCGCGTGAAGATCGGCAACGGCGGCTGGAACACCTACCGCCTGCTGTTCTGA
- a CDS encoding FG-GAP repeat domain-containing protein — MAKISGRKRGRIASRLAAAAVTAALVGTGASAFAADNPSAKPFKAPAAKPAKGALTSAQASNVGDAPVFGLYGIDKSNTVYYYAPDGNGGLESRVDFPGNTGWAFKWVGQVDQDADNLADGAWEADYNGNLYYAPSDGSNPSTVGGGWNTYNTLLSPGNLGGAGAGDLLGRDSSGTLYLYLGYGTGKMTSRYTVGGGWGQYTQIAGNGDLTGDGKADIVARGGDGTLWLYKGTGNYKAPFEGRTKIGGGWNTYNSIFAAGDIDLDGKADLIGRDGSGALYLYKGTGNAASPFQGRTKIGTSGWNTYRLFF; from the coding sequence GTGGCCAAGATCTCTGGCCGTAAGCGTGGACGGATAGCTTCCCGTCTCGCTGCCGCGGCGGTTACCGCCGCCCTCGTCGGCACGGGCGCCTCCGCGTTCGCCGCCGACAACCCCTCGGCGAAGCCGTTCAAGGCTCCGGCGGCCAAGCCGGCCAAGGGCGCCCTGACGAGCGCGCAGGCGTCCAACGTGGGCGACGCTCCGGTGTTCGGCCTGTACGGCATCGACAAGTCGAACACCGTCTATTACTACGCGCCGGACGGCAACGGCGGCCTTGAGTCCCGCGTGGACTTCCCGGGCAACACGGGCTGGGCCTTCAAGTGGGTCGGCCAGGTCGACCAGGACGCCGACAACCTGGCGGACGGCGCCTGGGAGGCCGACTACAACGGCAACCTGTACTACGCGCCGAGCGACGGTTCCAACCCGTCGACCGTGGGTGGCGGCTGGAACACGTACAACACCCTGCTCTCCCCGGGCAACCTGGGCGGCGCCGGTGCCGGTGACCTGCTCGGCCGCGACTCCTCGGGCACGCTGTACCTGTACCTGGGCTACGGCACCGGCAAGATGACGTCCCGCTACACGGTCGGCGGCGGCTGGGGCCAGTACACCCAGATCGCGGGCAACGGCGACCTGACCGGCGACGGCAAGGCCGACATCGTGGCGCGCGGCGGCGACGGCACGCTGTGGCTCTACAAGGGCACCGGCAACTACAAGGCGCCGTTCGAGGGCCGCACCAAGATCGGTGGTGGGTGGAACACCTACAACTCGATCTTCGCCGCGGGCGACATCGACCTGGACGGCAAGGCCGACCTCATCGGCCGCGACGGTTCGGGCGCGCTGTACCTGTACAAGGGCACCGGCAACGCCGCGTCCCCGTTCCAGGGCCGCACGAAGATCGGCACGAGCGGCTGGAACACCTACCGGCTGTTCTTCTGA
- a CDS encoding FG-GAP repeat domain-containing protein, whose product MAKTSGRTRGRRAALRLAAVAAAAALVGTGASAFAADNPTPSAKASVKAAAAKAAAHAAAKGAKHGVTKADDPNGAYPVFPLIGVDRSGNSYAYLPDFEGGFSPKMQLDEGQGGLKNGAQVDNDADGVADGLWKWDTKGTMTYEPYVELENTTVGGGWNTYNTLLSPGNLGGAGAGDLLGRDSSGNLYLYLGYGTGKLTSRYLVGGGWGQYTALAGNGDLTGDGKADIVARGGDGTLWLYKGTGNYKAPFEGRTKIGGGWNTYNALVSSGDVDLDGTTDLLGRDAAGALWLYKGTGNAASPYKPRVKIGNGGWNTYRLLF is encoded by the coding sequence GTGGCCAAGACTTCTGGCCGTACGCGCGGGCGGAGAGCCGCCCTCCGTCTCGCTGCCGTGGCGGCTGCCGCCGCCCTCGTCGGCACCGGCGCCTCCGCGTTCGCGGCCGACAACCCGACCCCGTCCGCCAAGGCGTCGGTGAAGGCCGCCGCCGCCAAGGCCGCCGCGCACGCCGCGGCGAAGGGCGCCAAGCACGGCGTCACGAAGGCGGACGACCCCAACGGCGCCTACCCGGTCTTCCCGCTGATCGGCGTGGACCGCTCCGGCAACAGCTACGCCTATCTGCCGGACTTCGAGGGCGGCTTCTCGCCCAAGATGCAGCTCGACGAGGGCCAGGGCGGTCTGAAGAACGGCGCCCAGGTCGACAACGACGCCGACGGCGTCGCGGACGGCCTCTGGAAGTGGGACACCAAGGGCACGATGACGTACGAGCCGTACGTCGAGCTTGAGAACACCACCGTCGGCGGCGGCTGGAACACCTACAACACCCTGCTGTCCCCGGGCAACCTGGGCGGCGCGGGCGCCGGCGACCTGCTGGGCCGCGACTCCTCGGGCAACCTGTACCTCTACCTGGGCTACGGCACCGGCAAGCTCACGTCCCGCTACCTGGTGGGCGGCGGCTGGGGCCAGTACACGGCGCTCGCGGGCAACGGCGACCTCACGGGTGACGGCAAGGCCGACATCGTGGCGCGCGGCGGCGACGGCACGCTGTGGCTCTACAAGGGCACCGGCAACTACAAGGCACCCTTCGAGGGCCGCACCAAGATCGGTGGCGGCTGGAACACCTACAACGCCCTCGTCTCCTCGGGCGACGTGGACCTCGACGGCACCACCGACCTGCTCGGGCGCGACGCCGCGGGCGCGCTGTGGCTGTACAAGGGCACGGGCAACGCCGCGTCCCCGTACAAGCCGCGCGTCAAGATAGGCAACGGCGGCTGGAACACGTACCGACTGCTGTTCTGA
- a CDS encoding FG-GAP repeat domain-containing protein, whose product MSETSGISGSKRSRIAARLGAAVAAAALVGTGATAVAAVNPPKPFAAATPAASAPSLARSGAMTSAPSPEAPQFDLFAADRANTLYGYIRDGGGALSPRAKIDTGWDPIKWTTQVDHDADGYADGWWEWDKNGTMYYAADDATEPWTVGGGWNTYNLLVSPGNLGGAAAGDLLARDTTGDLYVYLGYGTGKVASRYKVGGGWNTYNQIAGNGDLTGDGKNDIVARDGSGTLWLYKGTGNYKAPFEGRTKIGGGWNTYNALFSMGDLDLDGRTDLIARGNDGSLWRYSGTGNAAAPFAGRKNIGTSGWNTYRLFF is encoded by the coding sequence ATGTCTGAGACTTCTGGGATTTCCGGCAGCAAGCGGAGCCGGATAGCCGCCCGGCTCGGCGCCGCCGTGGCCGCCGCCGCCCTCGTCGGCACCGGTGCGACCGCGGTCGCCGCGGTCAACCCGCCGAAGCCGTTCGCCGCCGCCACCCCGGCGGCGTCGGCGCCGTCGCTCGCCCGGTCCGGCGCGATGACCTCGGCGCCCAGCCCCGAGGCCCCCCAGTTCGACCTGTTCGCCGCGGACCGCGCCAACACGCTGTACGGCTACATCCGCGACGGCGGCGGCGCCCTCAGCCCGCGCGCCAAGATCGACACGGGCTGGGACCCCATCAAGTGGACGACCCAGGTCGACCACGACGCCGACGGGTACGCCGACGGCTGGTGGGAGTGGGACAAGAACGGCACGATGTACTACGCCGCGGACGACGCCACCGAGCCGTGGACCGTGGGCGGCGGCTGGAACACGTACAACCTGCTCGTCTCCCCCGGCAACCTGGGCGGCGCCGCGGCCGGCGACCTGCTCGCCCGTGACACCACCGGCGACCTGTACGTGTACCTGGGCTACGGCACCGGCAAGGTGGCGAGCCGCTACAAGGTCGGCGGCGGCTGGAACACGTACAACCAGATCGCGGGCAACGGCGACCTGACCGGCGACGGCAAGAACGACATCGTCGCCCGCGACGGCTCGGGCACGCTGTGGCTCTACAAGGGCACCGGCAACTACAAGGCGCCCTTCGAGGGCCGCACCAAGATCGGTGGCGGCTGGAACACGTACAACGCCCTGTTCTCGATGGGCGACCTGGACCTGGACGGCAGGACCGACCTCATCGCGCGCGGCAACGACGGCTCCCTGTGGCGCTACTCGGGCACGGGCAACGCGGCGGCGCCGTTCGCCGGGCGCAAGAACATCGGGACGAGCGGCTGGAACACGTACCGCCTGTTCTTCTGA